The Anguilla anguilla isolate fAngAng1 chromosome 4, fAngAng1.pri, whole genome shotgun sequence genome has a window encoding:
- the kank4 gene encoding KN motif and ankyrin repeat domain-containing protein 4 produces MMDKKNANGFSSKAPERGSQRKQLPYSVETPYGFHLDLDFLKYVDDIEKGNTIKKVHIQRRNKGPKFSTLPRNFSLPGHASRAAPKDSWASTSTLGPKPKSRVMEVQQIFEFRACEGGSPGQPKSPGVIHRSTREDGSIREFDEQPLGIHVRPHLLRASSMPVTVLQGKNSESVEDKGAQAAGGSCKENGSSGNVFISSDVVDRRCGTPQDQTALHQQFATALQRIRELEEQVRTIPELQAEICTLREEKEHLLLKLNSQPLLLTVDSMQNAGNDGTDDQVQIQVNPEESVVTETAPSLDQQVVPSPVQEPDQESVTEQQESEVQEDAERPLETQSVNQEEVSESPSTQEPAEQEPADSSTTQEFVMQEEVPGTVQEPAEEEPAQSPSTQELVKDGIAESSSVQESKEQDLAERLITQELVKIGIAEHSSVQEPAEQELAERSKTPELVMQDKISESSLQESTEEEPAQSSSVEELVMQDVIVERCKTPEPAEQELADSPSMLESVKLDEEAESSSTMEFEEQETTEPSTIQESERKEAAEPPTVQNSVDQNELSENSSAQEPVEQETLESPTAQETLKQDEVSVSSTAQEFVEQETAEPPTAQDSGQEEGTESPVVQEAVKQGEVEDDSRTPEAADQETTVDPVAQKPMVQDEVLESSSAPETVLQEQTEQTPIVEEATKGLVIMEGHSGQEKVVTEGDQLSSVSENLTIKELQEKLMALEEKFSDANKELEKTNALLREQVEENKLKEERIKLLTEETKAEKAQVEQEIGDLGDTMLSSDPALTCDASVCTDSAPKLVSKEVSTEPLFSDTIPITGEHQKNLISTSTQTDFTEAQVSAGPFTVEKLDEVELTVHVEVLESASQEEPCSAIQMEPEKAAEAESFEEPVGPESSEHAASDSAEEASTSLKISPPCQSSQEQEPSPQGPSEPTASNAVIGQYVNRIQGLLNEQWACLGSGQPEVTTTIKQPASKFSSIQTQLVSSLNALSAFYSSPGQKGGATRQAALKSIMKKNDPADKPGNGGAKKNLKFVGVNGGYETTSSEDSSEEDNAEDSSEPEEKEEDMGVAEVVTSEEPACEGACAAEPDCDAAAPEISGDLQEEQPGGETVDQGFMSACHFIKDRQAEIAAPDKEMREALTMLYQEWFRISSQKDSLVDTVTLYLKEVGAATPTLLRFLVNLADGNGNTALHYSVSHSNFSIVKLLLDTGLCEVDIQNKAGYTAIMLASLTTAEGPEDLEVALQLLRQGNVNARASQAGQTALMLAVSHGRVAMVRLLLACGAEVNTQDHDGSTALMCACEHGHAEIARLLLERPDCVLSLTDREGHSALEVAMQASHSELADLLKARASEGASDTPRPL; encoded by the exons GCCATGCCTCCAGGGCAGCCCCCAAGGATAGCTGGGCATCCACATCCACCCTAGGCCCCAAGCCTAAGTCACGGGTGATGGAAGTCCAGCAAATCTTTGAGTTTCGTGCCTGTGAGGGTGGGTCTCCAGGCCAGCCTAAGTCACCTGGAGTCATCCACAGATCTACCAGGGAGGATGGTAGCATCAGGGAATTTGATGAACAGCCCCTGGGCATTCATGTCAGGCCACATCTACTTAGAGCATCGAGCATGCCAGTCACAGTCCTGCAGGGAAAGAACTCAGAGTCTGTGGAGGACAAAGGAGCTCAAGCTGCTGGGGGCTCTTGCAAAGAGAATGGTTCttctggaaatgtttttatttcctcagaTGTGGTGGACAGGAGGTGTGGTACACCTCAAGACCAGACAGCCCTCCACCAGCAGTTTGCCACAGCTCTACAGAGGAtcagggagctggaggagcaggtcaGGACTATCCCGGAGCTGCAGGCCGAGATCTGCACACTGCGGGAGGAGAAAGAGCACCTCCTTTTGAAGCTTAACTCCCAACCTCTGCTCCTTACAGTGGACAGCATGCAGAATGCAGGCAATGATGGTACAGATGATCAAGTGCAAATTCAAGTGAATCCAGAGGAGTCCGTAGTTACAGAAACAGCTCCAAGTTTGGATCAGCAAGTGGTGCCTTCACCTGTTCAGGAGCCTGACCAAGAGAGTGTCACAGAGCAGCAGGAATCAGAGGTGCAAGAAGATGCTGAAAGACCCTTAGAAACCCAATCAGTGAATCAGGAAGAAGTGTCAGAGAGTCCCTCAACACAGGAACCAGCAGAACAAGAACCAGCAGATAGTTCTACAACACAGGAATTTGTGATGCAAGAAGAAGTACCAGGTACTGTACAGGAACCAGCAGAAGAAGAACCAGCACAGAGTCCTTCAACACAGGAATTGGTAAAGGATGGAATAGCTGAGAGTTCTTCAGTACAGGAATCAAAAGAACAAGACCTGGCAGAACGTTTGATAACACAGGAATTGGTGAAAATCGGAATAGCTGAGCATTCATCAGTTCAGGAACCAGCAGAACAAGAATTGGCAGAAAGATCAAAAACACCGGAATTGGTAATGCAAGACAAAATATCAGAGAGTTCTTTACAGGAATCTACAGAAGAAGAACCAGCACAGAGTTCTTCAGTGGAGGAACTGGTGATGCAAGATGTAATAGTAGAGAGATGTAAAACACCAGAACCAGCAGAACAAGAACTGGCAGACAGTCCTTCAATGCTAGAATCAGTCAAGCTAGATGAAGAAGCAGAGAGTTCTTCAACAATGGAATTTGAAGAACAAGAAACTACAGAGCCATCTACTATACAGGAATCTGAAAGGAAAGAAGCAGCAGAACCTCCTACAGTACAGAATTCAGTGGATCAGAATGAACTATCAGAGAATTCTTCAGCACAGGAACCAGTAGAACAAGAGACACTCGAGAGCCccacagcacaggaaacactgaAACAAGATGAAGTATCAGTGAGTTCTACTGCACAAGAATTTGTAGAACAAGAAACAGCAGAGCCACCTACTGCTCAGGATTCAGGTCAAGAAGAAGGAACAGAAAGTCCTGTGGTACAGGAAGCAGTGAAGCAAGGTGAAGTAGAGGATGACTCACGAACGCCTGAAGCAGCAGACCAAGAAACAACAGTGGACCCTGTAGCACAGAAACCAATGGTACAAGATGAAGTATTGGAGAGTTCTTCAGCACCAGAGACAGTGTTAcaagaacagacagaacagacccCTATAGTAGAGGAAGCAACCAAAGGATTAGTCATAATGGAGGGACATTCAGGGCAGGAGAAAGTTGTGACAGAGGGAGATCAGTTGAGCAGCGTGTCAGAAAATCTTACAATCAAAGAGCTACAGGAGAAGCTGATGGCCCTTGAAGAGAAATTCAGTGATGCCAACAAGGAGCTGGAAAAGACCAATGCTTTACTGAGGGAGCAAGTAGAGGAGAACAAGTTGAAAGAGGAGAGGATAAAACTGCTAACAGAAGAAACAAAGGCTGAGAAAGCGCAAGTTGAGCAGGAAATTGGTGATTTAGGAGACACAATGCTATCTTCTGATCCTGCACTAACCTGTGATGCCTCTGTGTGCACTGATTCAGCACCAAAGCTGGTCTCCAAAGAAGTTTCCACTGAACCACTGTTTTCTGACACTATACCCATCACAGGAGAACACCAGAAAAATCTGATAAGTACAAGCACTCAGACTGATTTCACAGAAGCTCAGGTCTCAGCTGGACCTTTCACAGTTGAGAAACTTGATGAAGTGGAACTCACTGTGCATGTCGAAGTTCTGGAGAGTGCTTCTCAGGAAGAACCTTGCAGCGCCATTCAAATGGAGCCTGAAAAAGCAGCGGAGGCAGAAAGCTTTGAGGAACCAGTTGGGCCTGAGAGCTCAGAGCATGCTGCCTCAGACAGTGCTGAAGAAGCAAGCACCTCACTTAAAATTAGCCCACCCTGCCAAAGCAGCCAAGAGCAAGAGCCCAGTCCACAGGGGCCAAGCGAGCCCACAGCCTCAAATGCAGTCATCGGCCAGTACGTGAACAGGATCCAGGGGCTCCTGAATGAGCAGTGGGCGTGCTTGGGCAGTGGGCAGCCAGAGGTTACCACCACCATTAAGCAGCCAGCCTCCAAGTTCAGCTCCATTCAGACTCAACTGGTCAGCTCACTCAACGCTCTGTCTGCCTTCTACTCATCACCAGGGCAGAAAGGAGGGGCCACTCGACAAGCAG CACTCAAATCCATAATGAAGAAGAATGACCCTGCCGACAAGCCAGGAAACGGGGGAGCCAAGAAGAACCTCAAGTTCGTTGGCGTGAATGGAGG CTATGAGACGACGTCCAGCGAGGATTCCAGCGAGGAGGACAATGCTGAGGACAGCTCGGAGCccgaggagaaggaggaggacatGGGCGTGGCCGAGGTGGTGACCTCAGAGGAGCCCGCGTGCGAGGGGGCCTGCGCAGCGGAGCCTGACTGTGACGCCGCGGCCCCGGAGATCAGCGGCgacctgcaggaggagcagccagGCGG GGAAACAGTAGACCAAGGCTTCATGTCGGCATGCCATTTCATTAAAGATCGCCAGGCTGAGATTGCAGCTCCTGACAAAGAGATG AGGGAGGCTCTGACGATGCTCTACCAGGAGTGGTTCCGCATTTCCAGCCAGAAGGACTCGCTGGTGGACACGGTGACGCTGTACCTGAAGGAGGTGGGGGCCGCCACGCCCACGCTCCTCCGCTTCCTGGTCAACCTGGCCGACGGCAACGGCAACACCGCGCTGCACTACAGCGTGTCCCACTCCAACTTCTCCATCGTCAAACTGCTCCTGGACACTG GCCTGTGTGAAGTGGACATCCAGAACAAGGCTGGCTACACAGCCATCATGCTGGCCTCTCTGACCACAGCTGAAGGCCCAGAGGACCTGGAGGTGGCACTGCAGCTGCTGAGGCAGGGGAATGTGAATGCCCGGGCTAGTCAG GCTGGACAGACGGCTCTCATGCTGGCGGTGAGTCACGGGCGCGTGGCGATGGTGCGCCTCCTGCTGGCGTGTGGAGCCGAGGTGAACACGCAGGACCACGACGGCTCCACCGCGCTGATGTGCGCCTGCGAGCACGGCCACGCTGAGATCGCCCGCCTGCTCCTGGAGCGGCCCGACTGCGTCCTCAGCCTGACGGACAGG gaAGGCCACAGTGCTCTGGAGGTGGCTATGCAGGCCTCCCACTCGGAGCTAGCAGACCTCCTGAAGGCCCGTGCTAGCGAGGGGGCCTCCGACACCCCCAGGCCCCTCTGA